From one Methanobacterium sp. genomic stretch:
- a CDS encoding LytS/YhcK type 5TM receptor domain-containing protein, which produces MIELQKKRIIANYSKITRYLRVNEEHSILNLHALIAIMGSISVLLILEGGEESLGLALHSLLVLIEKTCVIIVIAYIVSRIKYFQEILDGKFTFKNQFIIILIFGVISIFGSYSGVDVFGAVANVRDLGPMIAGLIGGPIAGLGAGLIGGLYRYFFIGGPTTLSCSIATILAGLFAGIIFLANGRKFIGIFGAVVFAVLIEMFHMLLALLIVKPYSLAFSIVEELSIPMILANTLGILVFSFIISNQLREHKTAKERDMYFDELERKKNELKVAQKIQQTFLPDSIPHLKDFDVAAINIPAKEVGGDFYDFIPITEDKMGIAIANVSEKGVPAALLMALSKTIVQTKAMKTNQVSDVMEYLNKLVIIEAESGIDLSLFYAVLDMKNKNLSYINAGHESPLVFKKNTGNIIELANENFKLGKLINIDFKEKKISLNPGDTIIFYTDGIVDALNEEEPFGIEKLKLLIKESHNLPSENIVLKIKQEISSFSKDNPQFDDMTLVVLKVN; this is translated from the coding sequence TTGATAGAATTACAAAAAAAAAGAATAATAGCTAATTATTCAAAGATAACAAGATATTTAAGAGTTAACGAAGAACATAGTATACTAAATCTCCATGCTTTAATCGCTATAATGGGAAGTATAAGTGTATTACTTATTTTAGAAGGAGGAGAAGAATCATTAGGCCTTGCATTACATTCTCTATTAGTGCTTATAGAAAAAACATGCGTAATTATTGTTATTGCTTATATTGTCTCACGTATTAAATATTTTCAGGAAATACTTGATGGTAAATTCACCTTTAAAAATCAATTTATTATAATCTTAATTTTTGGAGTAATTTCCATTTTTGGTTCCTATTCTGGAGTAGATGTCTTTGGTGCAGTGGCAAATGTCAGAGATCTTGGTCCTATGATTGCAGGTTTAATTGGTGGGCCAATAGCGGGTTTAGGAGCGGGACTTATTGGAGGACTTTATAGATACTTCTTTATTGGGGGTCCAACCACATTATCATGTTCAATTGCTACAATTCTTGCAGGATTATTTGCAGGAATTATATTTTTAGCAAATGGACGTAAATTTATTGGAATTTTCGGTGCAGTGGTCTTTGCAGTTTTAATAGAAATGTTTCATATGCTATTAGCGCTTCTTATTGTAAAACCATATTCATTAGCATTTTCAATCGTTGAAGAACTTAGTATTCCCATGATTCTTGCAAATACTCTGGGCATACTCGTTTTCTCATTTATAATATCAAACCAGTTAAGAGAGCATAAAACTGCTAAAGAAAGAGATATGTACTTTGACGAGCTTGAAAGGAAAAAAAATGAATTAAAAGTTGCACAAAAGATCCAGCAGACATTTTTACCAGATTCAATCCCACATTTAAAAGATTTTGACGTTGCTGCTATTAACATTCCTGCAAAAGAAGTTGGAGGGGATTTTTATGATTTTATCCCAATTACAGAAGATAAAATGGGTATTGCAATTGCAAATGTTTCTGAAAAAGGAGTTCCAGCCGCTCTTTTAATGGCATTATCCAAGACAATAGTTCAAACAAAAGCAATGAAGACCAATCAAGTTTCTGATGTAATGGAATATCTAAATAAGTTAGTAATTATTGAAGCAGAATCTGGAATCGATTTATCACTATTTTATGCAGTATTAGACATGAAGAATAAAAATTTAAGTTATATTAATGCCGGGCATGAATCTCCTTTAGTTTTCAAAAAAAATACTGGAAATATTATAGAACTTGCAAATGAGAATTTTAAATTAGGTAAACTAATTAATATAGACTTTAAAGAGAAAAAAATAAGTTTAAACCCCGGAGATACCATAATTTTTTATACTGACGGCATTGTCGATGCTTTAAATGAAGAAGAACCTTTTGGAATTGAAAAGCTTAAACTGCTTATTAAAGAAAGCCATAATTTGCCCTCAGAAAATATAGTCTTAAAAATAAAGCAAGAAATTTCATCTTTCAGTAAAGATAATCCTCAATTTGATGATATGACTTTAGTGGTCTTGAAAGT